GGCGGCGCGCTGCTTCTCCAGTTCCGTGTGCCGCACCACCACCTCGACGCCCGCGCGCGCCCGCAGCCGCTCGGCCAACTGCTCCGCCATGTACACCGAGCGATGCTGCCCGCCCGTGCATCCGAACGAGACCATCAGGCTCGTGAACCCGCGCCGCTGGTAGTCCTTCACCGCCGCCTCCACCAGCGCGGCCGCGCTCGCCAGGAACTGCTGCGCGCTCTCGTGCCCTTGCAGGTACTCGATCACCGGCGCGTCCTTGCCGCACAGCGCCTGGAACCGCTCCTCGCGCCCCGGGTTCGGGACGCTGCGCACGTCGAACACGAACCCGCCTCCGTGCCCGCTCTCGTCCTGCGGCGGCCCGCCGCGATGGTACGAGAAGCTGTAGACACGCACTGTCAGCGTGCCGGCCCCTTCCGATGGAGC
The sequence above is drawn from the Terriglobales bacterium genome and encodes:
- a CDS encoding RNase adapter RapZ, yielding APSEGAGTLTVRVYSFSYHRGGPPQDESGHGGGFVFDVRSVPNPGREERFQALCGKDAPVIEYLQGHESAQQFLASAAALVEAAVKDYQRRGFTSLMVSFGCTGGQHRSVYMAEQLAERLRARAGVEVVVRHTELEKQRAAGKPGQ